The Mytilus galloprovincialis chromosome 4, xbMytGall1.hap1.1, whole genome shotgun sequence genome contains a region encoding:
- the LOC143072977 gene encoding uncharacterized protein LOC143072977, which produces MAAIISGSTLSMLFYDHSSSLGNKEGLLTGKVISRVKDTISDSQINNVRVETKIYIYGCTCQSRFESFHDNKGNLSHIDKSTIGWYRYRHNTSHRMSMKEKSIHQTLLKNIPPDKQENFIFILCTSQKSENVSTSNFDFTVFKYSIRDKKYAAVPVTVINLGDTTHTDYKCAKSCTIDYDSGALGDLLSTFEHELIGTGDRTSEAAGVQKMAESIQTQLQCLTYGVMESDQEALELQSELEKMELQLHQKMEKKRAMKPLPPSPTSPEMPSTSRLVNEDTAARSKREQKRKDQMKLYPNLSDLKVSSGGSRQRRMSDDNYSIDVDNGKSSNLHTQIEQKCHILDSPIEVTEETLSNCSTEFNLSGENLAEPVPNHVDDKHIDIPFADSEGFDHSHSTKDETSAKNKTDANDAKNRNSDPFSFVEGILANSKSGILQKKMNQDKTETKNTKPVSGESGRVTRSRNSQAYGNNSAVNQSEKQSSGKQNKPGQQRSRSREKQTTNLSNKRKNDQNRNKDQSGNGSDEDIFDTKDENGENHVIDVSSSPVF; this is translated from the exons ATGGCGGCAATAATATCAGGCTCAACTTTGTCAATGTTATTTTATGATCACTCATCTAGTCTTGGAAATAAG GAAGGATTATTAACAGGAAAAGTGATCAGCCGTGTTAAAGATACAATAAGTGACTCCCAGATAAACAATGTTCGTGTGGAAACCAAGATTT ATATCTATGGATGTACATGCCAATCCAGGTTTGAATCCTTCCATGATAATAAAGGAAATTTAAGTCACATTGATAAG tCGACAATAGGATGGTATAGATATAGACACAATACTTCTCACAGAATGTCCATGAAAGAAAAGTCCATTCATCAGACACTGTTGAAGAATATACCTCCTGACAAACAAGAAAACTTCATCTTCATCCTATGTACCTCACAAAAATCTGAAAATGTTTCAACTTCTAACTTTGATTTTACAGTTTTCAAATATAGTATCAG AGATAAGAAATATGCTGCTGTACCAGTGACTGTGATAAACCTTGGTGATACTACACATACAGACTATAAATGTGCTAAATCTTGTACGATAGACTATGATTCTGGGGCACTCGGGGATTTGTTGTCAACATTTGA ACATGAATTGATTGGTACTGGAGATAGGACTTCAGAGGCAGCTGGTGTCCAGAAAATGGCTGAAAGTATACAAACACAACTACAG TGTCTTACATATGGAGTAATGGAGTCTGACCAAGAGGCACTTGAATTACAGTCAGAGCTGGAAAAAATGGAGTTACAGCTTCACCAAAAGATGGAGAAAAAACGTGCAATGAAACCCCTCCCCCCTAGTCCTACTTCACCTGAAATGCCATCTACAAGTCGATTGGTGAATGAAGATACTGCTGCCAGATCCAAAC GTGAGCAAAAGAGAAAAGACCAGATGAAACTATATCCCAACTTGAGTGATTTAAAAGTTTCTAGTGGAGGATCACGACAGAGGCGCATGAGTGATGATAATTACTCTATAGATGTAGATAATGGAAAATCATCTAATTTACATACTCAAATAGAACAAAAGTGTCATATATTAGACTCTCCTATTGAAGTTACTGAAGAAACTCTTTCTAATTGTTCTACAGAATTTAATCTATCTGGTGAAAATTTAGCAGAACCAGTTCCTAATCATGTAGATGATAAACATATTGATATCCCATTTGCAGACAGTGAAGGATTTGATCATAGTCATTCAACTAAAGATGAAACAAGTGCTAAAAATAAAACTGATGCAAATgatgctaaaaatagaaattctGATCCTTTTTCATTTGTGGAAGGTATACTTGCTAATTCTAAAAGTGGCattttacaaaagaaaatgaatCAAGACAAGActgaaacaaaaaatacaaaacctGTGTCCGGTGAGTCCGGAAGAGTGACAAGGTCAAGGAATAGTCAAGCATATGGAAATAACTCCGCTGTAAATCAGTCAGAGAAACAGTCTAGTGGTAAACAAAACAAGCCAGGTCaacaaaggtcaaggtcaagagAGAAGCAGACTACAAACTTgtccaataaaagaaaaaatgacCAAAATCGTAACAAAGACCAAAGTGGAAATGGGAGTGATGAGGATATTTTTGACACAAAAGATGAAAATGGAGAAAATCATGTCATAGATGTTTCATCCTCTCctgttttttaa